The Tripterygium wilfordii isolate XIE 37 chromosome 23, ASM1340144v1, whole genome shotgun sequence genomic sequence TTGATTACAttaatgaacatatatatatatataatgaaacacgtgtttataaaattaaaatatatattatgaaaCAAGTTAATTCAAAACAAGCCagctatataatatatatttaagcaaaaaaaaaagatatattatatatacattcattttTTTGACTACTTTTAACACGTTAATTCCAAACAAaccagctatatatatatatatatatgggatccACAGGACCACAGCTATTCATTTAACACGTTTAGTAAAAGCAaaccaactatatatataatatatagattAATACATATGATCCACAGCTATGCATTTATAACAAGATAATTATTTGATTACACCAACACTTCCTTTCTCGTATACATATACCCCCAGAGACCCTCACAGCTAGAAACCACTATGGATTCTTCATCTTCCCAAAATCCCACAGATAAAGGTAATACTGCACAACTCTGTAAAATGGTTTCCATCGACGACACTTACGCTTATATTGACTTAGTACGCCATCCTGATGGCACAGTCACTCGTAAACCGAGCAGCCATCCATTGAAATCAACAGCGCCTGACCTTAGCCACCCCACTCCGGTACTCTCAAAAGACGTGACAATCAACGAATCAAATCACACTTGGGCTCGAATATTCTTGCCTCGCCATGCACTTGATCAATCTTCCTCCTCATATGCACCACTTCCTCTCATTGTATATTATTGTGGTGGAGGGTTCGTCACATTGTCTGCAGATACAATATACTGTCATGATTTTTGTTCCAACATGTCTTTACAACTCTCTGCGGTGGTTGTCTCCCTCAACTACCGTCTCGCCCCGGAGCACCGCTTGCCGGCAGCCTACGATGACGGCGTGGAAGTATTGAACTGGGTCGGAAAAACAAACGATGAGTGGTTGAAAGAGCATGCCGATTTGACTAAGGTGTTCATCATGGGATCTAGTGCGGGCGGTAACCTAGCTTACCATGTCGGATTACGTGTTGCGGCCGCAGGAGTTGATCAATTTAAGCCGTTGAAGATTAACGGCTTGATATTGCACTATCCATACTTCGGTGGGGCCAAGAGATGTGAATCCGAGTTGAGGTTAATAAACAGCCACCTTATGCCTCCTTGGTTAAGTGATCCAGCGTGGGAACTCTCATTGCCAATTGGAGCTGATCAAGATCACGAGTACTGCAATCCGACGGTGGGGGATGGGccaaaattgttggagaagaTAAAGTTATTGGGTTGGAAGGTATTGCTGTCTACTTGCGATGGGGATTGGGCGTTTGACCGGCAAATTCAACTAGCAAATATGATGGAAGAAAAGGGTATCAAGGTGGAGAGGAGGATCGTTATTGGAGATTATCATGGGGAGGAAGCCACAGAATTACCTAAGCAGCAAAAACTGATGATAGCCTTAAAAGATTTCGTATTTTAATCTTCATTTGCTCAATTTTATTTCTAATTGATGTTTGTTGCCCTGTGTTCCAAGTttgtaatttatgttttcatgtttGGTTTGCTCTCCTTTTATGGCAGCTTCTAATAATAAGTTATGTTTTTTGCTCTTCACATATTAATGGATTAAATGCTGCCGATTTCAAGTCCATTCGACAGAGGCTTAAATCCGTATAGTGTTACACCGATCGACGAAAAAGTGTTGTATGTAGGGAGATAAAACTCACGAAAACCTACTGAGCAGTATCAAAGTACGCGGAAGCTATTATTTTAAGGAAATTTGGTTTCCCCGTGTCTCACCTTACTGTGTTTGTTTATATAAAAATTGAGAATTCgaattgaaattacaaaaattgAGAATCCGAATTGAAATTATGAAATTTTAATGCTTACCGTACTTGAGGTTGTAGATAAGATACAAAGTAACGACCATTAAGTTCATTTAAAAATCATTTTgttcacattttcttttatgaattGTCGGATTCATTAATAAAGATTAGTTAACAAAGAGGTTATCAATtatagagaaattttatttacaccacaaaaacttttaagtttacaccattttgattttttttatttacatccaTATCCTTATATGAAATGCCTAATACAcccttaaatgaaaataaatattaaaaatatgtaTTATTTGGTTAGTAGTGTGTGTGGATGTGGGTACCGATCAATAATTCTGTTTCACATTTGAACCATTAGATTTAGGTTATATCATCCAACGGTGGTCATATTTTatctattattttattaatttaagtcTTACCTCTCAATAACTCATCTCTCCCagtttcttcttcaaaaacat encodes the following:
- the LOC119993713 gene encoding probable carboxylesterase 120 encodes the protein MDSSSSQNPTDKGNTAQLCKMVSIDDTYAYIDLVRHPDGTVTRKPSSHPLKSTAPDLSHPTPVLSKDVTINESNHTWARIFLPRHALDQSSSSYAPLPLIVYYCGGGFVTLSADTIYCHDFCSNMSLQLSAVVVSLNYRLAPEHRLPAAYDDGVEVLNWVGKTNDEWLKEHADLTKVFIMGSSAGGNLAYHVGLRVAAAGVDQFKPLKINGLILHYPYFGGAKRCESELRLINSHLMPPWLSDPAWELSLPIGADQDHEYCNPTVGDGPKLLEKIKLLGWKVLLSTCDGDWAFDRQIQLANMMEEKGIKVERRIVIGDYHGEEATELPKQQKLMIALKDFVF